The proteins below are encoded in one region of Candidatus Palauibacter australiensis:
- the fbp gene encoding class 1 fructose-bisphosphatase, with amino-acid sequence MTGSIVTVEHFIAEQEREYPQATGALTDILLQISLAAKVISAAVNRAGLIDILGVIGSTNVHDEEVQKLDDYANDVLLNLLRRCGSLSGMVSEEEEGFVHVPESRDPGPYIIAFDPLDGSSNIDVNISVGTIFSVYRKRSDGTKVRRRDLLQPGSEQVAAGYVLYGSSTMLVFTTGVGVHGFTLDPGIGEFLLSYRNLRIPSPGKNIYSINEAYFDKWTPGQQRLVERLRQPPPDAPSFSARYVGSMVADFHRTLLRGGIFMYPGTVARPEGKLRLLYEVAPMAMICEQAGGLATDGRQRILDIEPEGLHHCVPTFLGAPDLVEMAGRYLADD; translated from the coding sequence TTGACCGGATCCATCGTCACCGTCGAGCACTTCATCGCCGAGCAGGAGCGCGAATACCCTCAGGCCACGGGCGCGCTCACCGACATCCTGCTCCAGATCAGCCTCGCCGCGAAGGTCATCTCCGCGGCCGTGAATCGCGCCGGCCTCATCGACATCCTCGGCGTGATCGGGAGCACGAACGTGCACGACGAGGAAGTGCAGAAGCTGGACGACTACGCGAACGACGTCCTCCTGAACCTGCTGCGGCGCTGCGGCAGCCTGAGCGGCATGGTGTCCGAGGAAGAGGAGGGGTTCGTGCATGTCCCCGAATCGCGCGACCCCGGACCGTACATCATCGCGTTCGACCCGCTCGACGGCAGTTCGAACATCGACGTGAACATCTCCGTGGGGACGATCTTCTCCGTCTACCGGAAGCGGAGCGACGGGACCAAGGTGCGGCGGCGAGACCTGCTTCAGCCGGGGTCCGAACAGGTCGCGGCGGGATACGTGCTGTACGGCTCTTCGACCATGCTCGTCTTCACGACGGGGGTGGGCGTTCACGGCTTCACCCTCGACCCGGGGATCGGCGAGTTCCTCCTCTCGTACCGGAACCTGCGCATTCCCTCGCCCGGCAAGAACATCTACAGCATCAACGAGGCCTACTTCGACAAGTGGACGCCGGGCCAGCAGCGGCTCGTCGAACGGCTCCGGCAGCCGCCCCCCGACGCGCCGTCGTTCTCCGCGCGCTACGTTGGGTCCATGGTCGCGGACTTCCACCGCACGCTCCTCCGCGGCGGGATCTTCATGTACCCGGGGACCGTCGCCAGGCCGGAGGGGAAGCTGCGCCTGCTGTACGAGGTGGCCCCCATGGCCATGATCTGCGAGCAGGCGGGCGGTCTGGCCACCGATGGCCGGCAGCGCATCCTCGACATCGAGCCCGAGGGGCTGCACCACTGTGTGCCGACCTTCCTTGGCGCCCCCGACCTCGTGGAAATGGCGGGCCGCTACCTGGCCGACGACTGA